From Marinitoga sp. 38H-ov, a single genomic window includes:
- a CDS encoding flagellar basal body-associated FliL family protein has translation MADEEVKNEEIVEEKKGPNIMLLLIIAIVVSVVLSVGGAFFLINMLGKNIVQQAQQQAQQQAQGVTQSVQIGLAEIIRQGQQRQFMLKGGNEIAIVNALQLKVGSDECRAAAAEYSVEILEAIGLIFITKSREDLTTVEGREILKNQIKNAVNEITGFVGEKEKFGVIQVIIDIVVITSAY, from the coding sequence ATGGCTGATGAAGAAGTAAAAAATGAAGAAATAGTTGAAGAAAAAAAAGGCCCCAATATTATGTTATTATTAATAATTGCTATTGTAGTTTCCGTTGTATTGTCCGTTGGTGGTGCTTTTTTTCTTATTAACATGCTTGGGAAAAACATTGTTCAACAAGCACAACAACAAGCACAACAACAAGCACAAGGTGTTACACAAAGTGTTCAAATTGGTTTAGCAGAAATTATAAGACAAGGACAACAAAGACAATTTATGCTCAAAGGTGGAAATGAAATTGCTATTGTCAACGCATTACAATTAAAAGTTGGTAGCGATGAATGTAGAGCTGCAGCTGCTGAGTATAGTGTGGAAATATTAGAAGCTATTGGATTAATTTTTATTACAAAAAGTAGAGAAGATCTAACTACTGTCGAAGGAAGAGAAATATTAAAAAATCAGATTAAAAACGCTGTTAACGAAATAACTGGATTTGTCGGAGAAAAAGAAAAGTTTGGTGTTATTCAAGTTATAATTGATATAGTTGTTATAACATCAGCCTATTAA